A genomic window from Streptomyces brevispora includes:
- a CDS encoding bacterial proteasome activator family protein, whose product MEMPRNERSQEHPQVLVVGQDGMAIGGGGGGTTDESREIPVTEMVEQPAKVMRIGSMIKQLLEEVRAAPLDEASRVRLKEIHASSVKELEDGLAPELVEELERLSLPFTEESVPSEAELRIAQAQLVGWLEGLFHGIQTALFAQQMAARAQLEQMRRALPPGSGHEEEEGGADPHGAIRSGPYL is encoded by the coding sequence ATGGAGATGCCGAGGAATGAACGGTCGCAGGAGCACCCCCAAGTCCTCGTAGTGGGACAGGACGGAATGGCGATCGGCGGCGGTGGCGGTGGCACTACCGACGAGTCGCGCGAGATCCCGGTGACGGAGATGGTCGAACAGCCCGCGAAGGTCATGCGCATCGGCAGCATGATCAAGCAGCTCCTGGAGGAGGTCAGGGCGGCTCCTCTCGACGAGGCGAGCCGTGTACGCCTCAAGGAGATCCACGCCAGCTCGGTGAAGGAGCTGGAGGACGGCCTCGCGCCGGAGCTGGTGGAGGAGCTGGAGCGGCTCTCGCTGCCGTTCACCGAGGAGTCCGTTCCCTCCGAGGCGGAACTCAGGATCGCGCAGGCCCAGTTGGTGGGCTGGCTGGAGGGCCTCTTCCATGGCATCCAGACGGCGCTGTTCGCCCAGCAGATGGCGGCCCGCGCGCAGCTGGAGCAGATGCGCCGCGCCCTGCCGCCGGGCAGTGGTCACGAGGAGGAGGAAGGCGGAGCGGACCCGCACGGGGCAATCCGCTCCGGCCCCTACCTGTAG
- a CDS encoding NAD(P)H-quinone oxidoreductase codes for MHAITIPEPGGPEALVWAEVPDPVPGEGEVLVDVVSSAVNRADVLQRQGFYNPPPGASPYPGLECSGRISAIGPGVTGRSVGEEVCALLAGGGYAEKVAVPAGQLLPVPAGLDLVLAAALPEVTATVWSNVFMVAHLRPAETLLVHGGSSGIGTMAIQLAKAVGARVAVTAGGPEKLARCAELGADILIDYREQDFVEELGRATDGAGADVILDIIGAKYLDRNVQALAVNGRLAIIGLQGGAKGELDLAALLAKRAAVTATALRSRPLAEKSAIVAAVREHVWPLIADGVVRPVVDRTLPMQDAAEAHRVMESSAHIGKVLLRSPAAA; via the coding sequence ATGCATGCGATCACGATCCCCGAACCCGGTGGCCCCGAGGCGCTCGTGTGGGCCGAGGTACCCGACCCCGTACCCGGTGAGGGGGAGGTTCTCGTCGATGTCGTCTCCAGCGCGGTCAACCGTGCGGATGTGCTCCAGCGGCAGGGCTTCTACAACCCGCCGCCCGGCGCCTCCCCCTACCCGGGCCTGGAGTGCTCGGGCCGGATCTCGGCCATCGGCCCCGGCGTCACCGGCCGGTCGGTCGGCGAGGAGGTGTGCGCGCTGCTGGCAGGCGGCGGTTACGCGGAGAAGGTCGCCGTCCCCGCCGGGCAACTGCTCCCCGTACCGGCCGGACTGGACCTCGTCCTCGCCGCCGCGCTGCCCGAGGTGACCGCGACCGTCTGGTCCAACGTGTTCATGGTGGCCCATCTGCGCCCCGCCGAGACGCTGCTGGTGCACGGCGGGTCCAGCGGCATCGGCACCATGGCGATCCAGCTCGCCAAGGCGGTCGGCGCCCGTGTCGCGGTGACCGCGGGCGGACCCGAGAAGCTGGCGCGCTGCGCGGAACTCGGTGCCGACATCCTGATCGACTACCGGGAACAGGACTTCGTGGAGGAGCTCGGCAGGGCGACGGACGGGGCGGGCGCCGACGTCATCCTCGACATCATCGGCGCGAAGTACCTGGACCGGAACGTGCAGGCGCTCGCCGTCAACGGCCGGCTGGCGATCATCGGCCTCCAGGGCGGTGCCAAGGGCGAACTCGACCTGGCGGCCCTGCTGGCCAAGCGGGCCGCCGTCACGGCGACCGCGCTGCGCAGCCGTCCGCTCGCCGAGAAGTCCGCGATCGTCGCGGCCGTACGTGAACACGTCTGGCCGCTCATCGCCGACGGCGTCGTGCGGCCGGTGGTGGACCGCACGCTGCCGATGCAGGACGCGGCCGAAGCGCACCGGGTGATGGAATCCAGCGCGCACATCGGCAAGGTGCTCCTCCGGTCGCCCGCAGCGGCCTGA
- a CDS encoding potassium channel family protein, with amino-acid sequence MARRADEHVVPTRVMLPRRVVDGPARQVAKRLMMALIVLAATVLIVWIDRGGYHDAADTKVDLLDAVYYATVTLSTTGYGDITPYSDGARLSNVVLVTPLRVLFLIILVGTTLEVLTERTREDFRLKRWRTNLRDHTVVVGFGTKGRSAIQTLCATGLKKEQIVIVDPASKVIEIANAEGYTGVLGDATRSDVLLRAELQKARQIIIATQRDDTAVLVALTARQLNRGAKIVAAVREEENAPLLRQSGADAVITSASAAGRLLGLSVLSPSAGTVMEDLIQQGSGLDLVERPVIKAEVGKNVRETDDLVVSVLRGHRLLGYDDPLASPLQLTDRLISIVRATNEQPTNHTPPTAPRP; translated from the coding sequence ATGGCCAGGCGCGCCGATGAGCATGTCGTACCCACCCGGGTGATGCTCCCGCGCCGAGTCGTCGACGGACCTGCGCGCCAGGTCGCCAAGCGGCTGATGATGGCTCTGATAGTGCTTGCGGCCACGGTGCTGATCGTCTGGATCGACCGCGGCGGCTACCACGACGCGGCCGACACCAAGGTCGACCTCCTGGACGCGGTCTACTACGCGACGGTCACTCTCTCGACCACCGGGTACGGCGACATCACCCCGTACAGCGACGGGGCCCGGCTCAGCAATGTGGTGCTCGTGACACCGCTGCGCGTGCTCTTCCTCATCATCCTGGTCGGCACCACCCTTGAGGTCCTCACGGAGCGGACCCGGGAGGACTTCCGGCTGAAGCGTTGGAGAACCAACTTGCGTGACCACACCGTTGTCGTCGGCTTCGGCACAAAGGGCCGCTCGGCCATTCAGACCCTCTGCGCCACCGGCCTGAAGAAGGAACAGATCGTCATCGTCGACCCGGCGTCCAAGGTGATAGAGATCGCCAACGCCGAGGGGTACACCGGAGTGCTCGGTGACGCGACGCGCAGCGATGTGCTGCTGCGGGCCGAGCTGCAGAAGGCGCGTCAGATCATCATCGCCACCCAGCGCGACGACACGGCGGTACTGGTCGCGCTGACCGCGCGCCAGCTCAACCGCGGCGCGAAGATCGTCGCCGCGGTGCGCGAGGAGGAGAACGCCCCGCTGCTGCGGCAGTCCGGTGCCGATGCCGTGATCACCAGTGCCAGCGCGGCCGGCCGGCTGCTCGGCCTCTCCGTGCTCAGCCCGAGCGCGGGCACGGTGATGGAGGACCTGATCCAGCAGGGCAGTGGGCTCGATCTGGTCGAACGACCGGTGATAAAGGCCGAGGTGGGCAAGAACGTCCGGGAGACCGACGATCTCGTGGTCAGCGTTCTGCGCGGGCACCGGCTGCTCGGTTACGACGATCCGCTGGCCAGTCCCCTCCAGCTGACGGACCGGCTGATCAGCATCGTGCGGGCCACGAACGAACAGCCCACGAACCACACCCCGCCGACCGCCCCCCGCCCCTGA
- a CDS encoding molybdopterin molybdotransferase MoeA yields MTGRSGSTGRPAAAAKNPAMGQGPDDGKSAPESPESPESSEPSEPLDPADVKARRAADAKAKAAAEAKARSAAEAKARSAAKAAADEERAIAQALALVGRQPYRDPGPGFEPVKEPGPSATATATATATAPTPASSSRSTDRATDRATDPAADRPSPDERHTAAHERRRTHATPWREARAVAARAGRRVPARTGRLPLDRALGHVLAEPLAALTDLPSFDTSAMDGWAVAGPGPWNFRENEGVLAGHAAPTPLPDGDAVRIATGARVPADATAVIRSEHAHADEATGLLYAQRQVNPGQDIRPRGQECRSGEQLLPTGTLVTPAVLGLAAAAGYDELLTRPRPRVDVLVLGDELLTAGLPHDGLIRDALGPMIGPWLRALGAEVSAPRRLGDDAEALRKALVDSAADLVITTGGTAAGPVDHVHPVLAGIGAELLVDGVAVRPGHPMLLARLGAAGPYLVGLPGNPLAAVSGLLTLAEPLLSGLAGRASQDLYRVAVRDEVHGHPHDTRLVPVVHRTAGTRDFACRASAATGGGADHVVPLHYNGPAMLRGIAAADGLAVVEPGGVRSGTEVEILDLPWSPATPWTEGCFT; encoded by the coding sequence ATGACGGGCCGCAGCGGCAGTACCGGGCGGCCCGCGGCTGCCGCGAAGAACCCGGCCATGGGGCAGGGCCCGGACGACGGGAAGTCCGCCCCCGAGTCCCCCGAGTCCCCCGAGTCCTCTGAGCCCTCTGAGCCTCTCGATCCCGCTGACGTCAAAGCACGCCGCGCAGCCGATGCCAAAGCCAAGGCCGCAGCGGAGGCCAAAGCCAGGTCCGCAGCGGAGGCCAAAGCCAGGTCCGCAGCCAAGGCCGCAGCCGACGAGGAGCGGGCCATTGCGCAGGCCCTCGCACTGGTCGGCCGACAGCCGTACCGCGACCCGGGTCCTGGGTTCGAACCTGTCAAGGAGCCCGGCCCAAGTGCCACCGCGACGGCCACCGCCACCGCCACGGCCCCCACTCCCGCCAGCTCCTCGCGCAGCACCGACCGGGCCACTGACCGGGCCACCGACCCGGCCGCCGACCGCCCCTCCCCGGACGAACGGCACACCGCCGCGCATGAGCGGCGGCGCACCCACGCGACCCCCTGGCGCGAGGCCCGTGCCGTCGCAGCCCGCGCCGGTCGCAGGGTTCCGGCCCGCACCGGCCGCCTCCCCCTCGACCGCGCGCTCGGACACGTGCTGGCCGAGCCGCTCGCCGCGCTCACCGATCTCCCGTCCTTCGACACCTCCGCCATGGACGGCTGGGCCGTCGCAGGACCGGGTCCGTGGAACTTCCGGGAGAACGAGGGCGTCCTCGCCGGTCATGCGGCTCCCACGCCGTTGCCCGACGGCGACGCCGTACGCATCGCCACCGGCGCCCGTGTCCCGGCCGACGCCACCGCCGTCATCCGCAGCGAACACGCCCACGCCGACGAGGCCACGGGCCTGCTGTACGCGCAGCGACAAGTGAACCCCGGGCAGGACATCAGGCCGCGCGGACAGGAGTGCCGGTCCGGCGAACAGCTCCTTCCCACCGGAACGCTGGTGACGCCCGCCGTTCTCGGCCTGGCCGCTGCCGCCGGGTACGACGAGCTGCTCACCCGTCCCCGGCCGCGCGTCGACGTCCTCGTCCTGGGCGACGAACTGCTGACGGCCGGGCTGCCCCACGACGGTCTGATCCGTGACGCACTCGGCCCGATGATCGGCCCTTGGCTGCGCGCGCTGGGCGCCGAGGTCTCCGCGCCCCGCCGCCTCGGCGACGACGCGGAAGCCCTCCGGAAGGCGCTCGTCGACTCCGCTGCCGATCTGGTCATCACCACCGGCGGCACCGCCGCGGGGCCGGTCGATCATGTGCACCCCGTCCTTGCCGGAATCGGGGCCGAGTTGCTCGTCGACGGTGTCGCCGTGCGTCCCGGCCACCCCATGCTGCTGGCCCGGCTCGGTGCCGCGGGGCCGTATCTCGTGGGGCTGCCCGGCAACCCCCTGGCCGCCGTGTCCGGGCTGCTCACGCTTGCCGAGCCACTGCTCAGCGGACTGGCGGGCCGGGCTTCGCAGGACCTCTACCGCGTCGCGGTCCGCGATGAAGTGCATGGCCATCCGCACGACACCCGGCTGGTCCCCGTGGTCCATCGCACCGCCGGTACCCGCGATTTCGCTTGCCGCGCCAGCGCCGCAACCGGCGGCGGGGCCGATCACGTCGTACCTCTGCATTACAACGGTCCGGCCATGCTGCGCGGGATCGCCGCCGCGGACGGGCTGGCCGTGGTGGAGCCGGGCGGGGTACGGTCCGGCACCGAGGTGGAGATCCTCGATCTACCGTGGTCCCCGGCGACGCCGTGGACTGAAGGGTGTTTCACGTGA
- a CDS encoding NTP transferase domain-containing protein has protein sequence MTAYDAIVLAGGAAKRLGGADKPGLRIGGRALLDRVLAACSDAGTTVVVGGRRPTVRAVTWAREEPQGGGPLAALGAGVRHTAAERLLVLSADLPFLGADTVGPLLAAAGRGDLEGAVCTDQDGRDQPLVAVYRAEPLRRELALLAAEHGGLAGLPLRLLTHELRLARVAADPLASFDCDTWEDIASARARIREHGIVLDEWITAVKNELGIELDVDTAVLLDLARDAAHGVARPAAPLTTFLVGYAAGKASSDGGGPEAVAEAARKAVALALRWADETGTP, from the coding sequence ATGACCGCGTATGACGCCATCGTTCTCGCCGGAGGTGCCGCCAAGAGGCTCGGCGGGGCCGACAAGCCGGGGCTCCGGATCGGTGGCCGCGCGCTGCTCGACCGGGTGCTCGCGGCCTGCTCCGACGCCGGGACCACGGTGGTGGTGGGGGGCAGGCGTCCCACCGTGCGCGCCGTGACCTGGGCGCGCGAAGAACCTCAGGGCGGCGGTCCGTTGGCCGCGCTCGGTGCCGGGGTACGACACACGGCGGCGGAGCGCCTTCTCGTGCTCTCCGCCGATCTGCCGTTCCTTGGGGCGGACACGGTCGGGCCCCTGCTGGCAGCGGCCGGCCGGGGCGATCTGGAGGGCGCTGTCTGCACTGATCAGGACGGCCGGGACCAGCCCTTGGTGGCCGTCTACCGGGCGGAGCCGTTGCGCCGCGAACTGGCACTGCTCGCCGCGGAGCACGGTGGACTCGCCGGACTGCCCCTGCGGTTGCTGACGCACGAGCTGCGGCTTGCCCGGGTGGCGGCGGACCCGCTCGCCTCCTTCGACTGCGACACCTGGGAGGACATCGCTTCGGCCCGGGCCCGGATCAGAGAACATGGGATCGTGCTGGACGAATGGATCACCGCAGTCAAGAACGAACTGGGCATCGAGCTCGACGTCGACACCGCCGTCCTGCTCGACCTCGCCCGTGATGCCGCCCACGGTGTCGCCAGGCCCGCCGCACCTCTGACGACCTTCCTGGTCGGGTACGCGGCGGGGAAGGCGAGCAGCGACGGGGGCGGACCCGAGGCGGTGGCCGAGGCGGCCCGGAAGGCCGTCGCGCTCGCTCTCCGGTGGGCGGATGAGACCGGGACACCATGA
- a CDS encoding dihydrolipoamide acetyltransferase family protein encodes MPQVFEFRLPDLGEGLTEAEIVRWLVEVGEVVAIDQPVVEVETAKAMVEVPCPYGGVVTARFGEEGTELPVGAPLLTVAVGSEDPSGRTAESGSGTGAAEAESSGSGNVLVGYGTGAPPVRRRRVRPEGLVAPATAATPATAPAAPPAFVPAVPVTPVAAAPVAAATVPEEARGPVAVVSPLVRKLARQHDLDLRQLAGSGPAGLILRADVESAIRSGATAPQKAEEPSRTSGERVPLRGVRGAVADKLARSRREIPDATCWVDADATELMAARAAMNGDGGPGAGPKVSVLALLARICTAALARYPELNSTVDQEAREIVRLSGVHLGFAAQTERGLVVPVVRDAQARNTESIGAEITRLTEAARTGTLKPAELTGGTFTLNNYGVFGVDGSTPIINHPEAAMLGVGRIVPKPWVHEGELAVRRVVQLSLTFDHRVCDGGTAGGFLRYVADCVEQPALLLRML; translated from the coding sequence ATGCCGCAGGTATTCGAGTTCAGGCTTCCGGATCTCGGCGAGGGACTGACCGAGGCCGAGATCGTGCGCTGGCTGGTGGAGGTCGGCGAGGTCGTCGCCATCGATCAGCCCGTCGTCGAGGTCGAGACGGCCAAGGCCATGGTGGAGGTGCCGTGCCCGTACGGGGGCGTGGTGACCGCCCGGTTCGGCGAAGAGGGTACGGAACTTCCGGTCGGGGCACCGTTGCTGACGGTCGCCGTCGGGTCCGAGGATCCGTCCGGGAGAACGGCGGAATCCGGGTCCGGTACGGGGGCCGCCGAGGCGGAGTCGTCCGGGTCCGGCAATGTGCTGGTGGGGTACGGGACCGGCGCACCGCCGGTGCGCCGGAGGCGGGTCCGGCCGGAGGGGCTTGTGGCACCCGCCACCGCTGCCACTCCCGCCACCGCTCCCGCTGCTCCTCCGGCTTTCGTTCCCGCTGTTCCCGTTACTCCCGTTGCGGCTGCGCCGGTTGCGGCGGCCACTGTTCCGGAGGAGGCGCGGGGGCCGGTCGCCGTCGTTTCCCCGCTGGTGCGCAAGCTCGCGCGGCAGCACGACCTCGATCTGCGGCAGCTCGCGGGCTCCGGGCCCGCCGGGCTGATCCTTCGGGCCGACGTGGAGTCCGCCATCCGGTCCGGGGCCACGGCCCCGCAGAAGGCTGAGGAACCGTCACGTACCTCCGGTGAACGGGTTCCGTTGCGCGGTGTACGGGGCGCGGTCGCCGACAAGCTGGCACGCAGCCGGCGCGAGATCCCCGACGCCACCTGCTGGGTGGACGCGGACGCCACCGAGCTGATGGCGGCCAGAGCGGCGATGAACGGCGACGGTGGTCCCGGTGCCGGGCCCAAGGTGTCGGTGCTCGCACTGCTCGCCCGCATCTGCACGGCCGCCCTGGCCCGGTATCCCGAACTCAACTCCACGGTGGACCAGGAAGCGCGGGAGATCGTGCGGCTGTCCGGTGTCCATCTCGGGTTCGCGGCCCAGACCGAGCGGGGGCTCGTCGTTCCGGTCGTACGGGACGCGCAGGCGCGCAACACGGAGTCGATCGGGGCCGAGATCACCCGGCTCACCGAGGCCGCCAGGACGGGAACGCTGAAGCCGGCGGAACTGACCGGGGGCACGTTCACGCTCAACAACTACGGGGTGTTCGGGGTGGACGGGTCCACCCCGATCATCAACCACCCCGAGGCGGCGATGCTCGGCGTCGGTCGCATCGTCCCCAAACCGTGGGTGCATGAGGGCGAACTGGCCGTGCGGCGGGTGGTCCAGCTCTCGCTGACCTTCGACCACCGGGTCTGCGACGGCGGCACCGCGGGAGGGTTCCTGCGTTACGTGGCCGACTGCGTGGAACAGCCGGCGCTGCTCCTGCGGATGCTTTAG
- a CDS encoding alpha-ketoacid dehydrogenase subunit beta, giving the protein MTTAAATAGERTAKARPATMAQALGRALRDSMAEDPSVHVLGEDVGTLGGVFRITDGLAKEFGEDRCTDTPLAEAGILGAAVGMAMYGLRPVVEMQFDAFAYPAFEQLISHVAKMRNRTGGAMPLPITVRVPYGGGIGGVEHHSDSSEAYYMATPGLHVVTPATVDDAYGLLRASIASDDPVVFLEPKRLYWSKADWSPQAPAAVEPIGRAVVRRSGRSATLITYGPSLPVCMEAAQAAVEEGWDLEVVDLRSLVPFDDETVAASVRRTGRAVVVHESSGFGGPGGEIAARITERCFHHLEAPVLRVAGFDIPYPPPMQERHHLPGVDRVLDAVARLQWEADH; this is encoded by the coding sequence ATGACCACCGCAGCGGCCACGGCCGGAGAGCGGACGGCGAAGGCCAGGCCCGCCACCATGGCGCAGGCCCTCGGGCGCGCGCTGCGCGACTCGATGGCCGAGGACCCCTCCGTGCACGTCCTCGGGGAGGACGTCGGGACACTCGGCGGCGTCTTCCGGATCACCGACGGCCTGGCGAAGGAGTTCGGCGAGGACCGTTGCACGGACACCCCGCTGGCCGAGGCCGGCATCCTCGGGGCGGCCGTCGGCATGGCGATGTACGGGCTTCGGCCCGTCGTGGAGATGCAGTTCGACGCCTTCGCCTATCCGGCGTTCGAGCAGCTCATCAGCCATGTCGCCAAGATGCGGAACCGGACCGGGGGCGCGATGCCGCTGCCGATCACGGTCCGGGTGCCGTACGGCGGCGGAATCGGCGGCGTCGAGCACCACAGCGACTCCTCGGAGGCGTACTACATGGCGACCCCGGGTCTCCATGTCGTCACGCCCGCCACCGTCGATGACGCGTACGGGCTGCTGAGGGCCTCGATCGCCTCCGACGACCCGGTGGTCTTCCTGGAGCCCAAGCGGCTCTACTGGTCGAAGGCGGACTGGTCGCCGCAGGCGCCCGCGGCCGTGGAGCCCATAGGGCGCGCCGTCGTGCGCCGGTCCGGCCGCAGCGCGACGCTGATCACGTACGGGCCGTCGCTGCCCGTCTGCATGGAGGCCGCGCAGGCCGCGGTCGAGGAGGGCTGGGACCTCGAAGTCGTCGATCTGCGCTCACTGGTGCCTTTCGACGACGAGACGGTGGCCGCTTCCGTGCGGCGCACCGGCCGCGCGGTGGTCGTCCATGAGTCCAGCGGCTTCGGCGGTCCCGGCGGCGAGATCGCGGCCAGGATCACCGAGCGCTGCTTCCACCACCTGGAGGCGCCGGTGCTGCGCGTCGCCGGTTTCGACATCCCGTATCCGCCGCCGATGCAGGAGCGACACCACCTGCCGGGTGTGGACCGGGTGCTCGACGCCGTCGCACGACTGCAGTGGGAGGCGGATCACTGA
- the pdhA gene encoding pyruvate dehydrogenase (acetyl-transferring) E1 component subunit alpha — protein MTVQELPGAAAYRPTPPPAWKPLTDPAPLLPDPEPYRVLGTDAAAAADPELLLRLYAELVRGRRYNTQATALTKQGRLAVYPSSTGQEACEIAAALVLEERDWLFPSYRDTLAAVARGLDPVEALTLLRGDRHTGYDPREHRIAPLCTPLATQLPHAVGLAHAARLKGDDVVALAMVGDGGTSEGDFHEALNFAAVWKAPVVFLVQNNGFAISVPLAKQTAAPSLAHKAVGYGMPGRLVDGNDAAAVHQVLSEAVERARSGGGPTLVEAITYRMDAHTNADDATRYRGDSEVEAWRAHDPVQLMERELTGRGLLGDDAIEEAREAAERMAAGLRERMNADPVLDPMDLFAHVYAEQTTQLREQAARLRVELDAENEQHGTDDGGAGR, from the coding sequence ATGACGGTCCAAGAGCTGCCCGGCGCGGCCGCCTACCGGCCCACGCCACCCCCGGCGTGGAAGCCGCTCACCGACCCGGCGCCGCTGCTCCCGGACCCCGAGCCGTACCGCGTGCTCGGTACGGACGCCGCGGCCGCCGCAGACCCCGAGCTGCTCCTTCGGCTCTACGCCGAGCTGGTGCGCGGCCGGCGCTACAACACCCAGGCGACCGCCCTCACCAAGCAGGGCAGGCTCGCCGTCTATCCGTCGAGCACAGGGCAGGAGGCCTGCGAGATCGCGGCCGCCCTGGTGCTCGAAGAGCGGGACTGGCTCTTCCCCAGCTACCGCGACACGCTCGCGGCCGTGGCACGAGGGCTGGACCCGGTCGAGGCGCTGACCCTGCTGCGCGGTGACCGGCACACCGGCTACGACCCGCGCGAGCACCGCATCGCCCCGCTCTGCACCCCCCTGGCCACCCAGCTGCCGCATGCCGTGGGCCTTGCGCACGCGGCGCGGCTCAAGGGCGACGACGTGGTCGCGCTCGCCATGGTCGGCGACGGCGGCACCAGCGAGGGCGATTTCCACGAGGCGCTGAACTTCGCGGCCGTCTGGAAGGCCCCGGTCGTCTTCCTCGTACAGAACAACGGCTTCGCCATCTCGGTACCGCTGGCCAAGCAGACCGCGGCACCATCCCTGGCGCACAAGGCCGTGGGCTACGGGATGCCGGGCCGGCTGGTCGACGGCAACGACGCGGCGGCCGTGCACCAGGTGCTCTCCGAGGCGGTCGAGCGGGCCAGGAGCGGCGGCGGCCCGACGCTCGTGGAAGCCATCACGTACCGGATGGACGCGCATACGAACGCCGATGACGCGACCCGCTACCGCGGCGACAGCGAGGTCGAGGCGTGGCGGGCGCACGATCCGGTCCAGCTCATGGAGCGGGAGCTGACCGGGCGCGGACTGCTCGGCGACGACGCCATCGAGGAGGCGCGGGAGGCCGCCGAGCGGATGGCGGCAGGGCTGCGTGAGCGGATGAACGCGGATCCGGTCCTCGACCCGATGGACCTCTTCGCCCATGTGTACGCGGAGCAGACGACCCAGTTGCGCGAGCAGGCGGCCCGTCTGCGCGTCGAGCTGGACGCGGAGAACGAGCAGCACGGCACGGACGACGGAGGAGCAGGGCGATGA
- a CDS encoding Lrp/AsnC family transcriptional regulator, giving the protein MADGGEDPGRIPPARPLDSIDRAILRLLQTDGRASIRSVADRVHVSRANAYARINRLIDDGVIRGFSARVNHERAGQGASAYITLKIVQNSWRTVRKQLQALPGATHIALVSGDFDVLLLVHTQDNQSLRDLVLTRIQSIPEVLSTRTLLVFEETDLAPGPDRPTELT; this is encoded by the coding sequence ATGGCCGACGGGGGCGAGGACCCCGGCCGGATTCCTCCGGCACGCCCGCTCGACTCCATCGACCGCGCCATCCTCCGGTTGCTCCAGACGGACGGCCGAGCCTCGATACGTTCGGTGGCCGATCGCGTTCACGTGTCGCGCGCCAACGCCTACGCCCGGATCAACCGGCTCATCGACGACGGGGTGATCCGCGGCTTCAGCGCGCGGGTGAACCACGAACGGGCGGGGCAGGGGGCCTCCGCCTACATCACGCTCAAGATCGTCCAGAATTCCTGGCGCACCGTTCGCAAGCAGCTCCAGGCGCTGCCGGGAGCCACCCACATCGCGCTGGTCAGCGGCGATTTCGATGTCCTGCTGCTGGTGCACACGCAGGACAACCAGTCACTGCGCGATCTGGTGCTGACCAGGATCCAGTCCATCCCGGAGGTGCTCTCCACCCGCACCCTGCTGGTGTTCGAGGAAACGGACCTGGCCCCGGGCCCGGACCGCCCCACGGAGCTCACCTGA
- a CDS encoding TetR/AcrR family transcriptional regulator: MTTAKRDTYTPETLLTVAVRVFNERGYDGTSMEHLSKAAGISKSSIYHHVAGKEELLRRAVSRALDGLFGILGESGATRGRAIGRVEYVTRRTVEVLIAELPYVTLLLRVRGNTKTERWALERRREFDQRVGDLLKAAVADGDLRSDVDIRLATRLLFGMVNSLVEWYRPLPDGGAERDQLADTVVRLAFDGMKAG, translated from the coding sequence ATGACCACGGCCAAGCGGGACACGTACACCCCGGAGACTCTGCTCACCGTCGCTGTCCGTGTCTTCAACGAGCGCGGCTACGACGGCACGTCCATGGAGCACCTGTCGAAGGCGGCGGGAATCTCCAAGTCGTCCATCTACCACCATGTGGCCGGCAAGGAAGAGCTGCTGCGGCGCGCGGTCAGCCGGGCGCTGGACGGGCTCTTCGGAATCCTCGGCGAATCGGGTGCGACGCGAGGTCGCGCGATCGGGCGGGTCGAGTACGTCACCCGTCGTACCGTCGAGGTGCTGATAGCCGAACTGCCCTACGTCACGCTGCTGCTGCGGGTGCGGGGCAACACGAAGACCGAGCGCTGGGCGCTGGAGCGGCGGCGTGAGTTCGACCAGCGGGTGGGTGATCTGCTGAAGGCCGCGGTCGCGGACGGTGATCTCCGCTCCGACGTGGACATACGGCTTGCGACCCGGCTGCTTTTCGGCATGGTCAACTCCCTGGTGGAGTGGTACCGGCCGTTGCCGGACGGCGGTGCGGAGCGGGACCAGCTCGCGGACACGGTTGTGCGCCTCGCCTTCGACGGGATGAAGGCGGGATGA